One window of the Pseudomonas sihuiensis genome contains the following:
- the algG gene encoding mannuronan 5-epimerase AlgG: MQPNGLALPLLLGALCLTVPLAQANPTQHQFDYRVRSAPADELHMEAPTLPDLSGYTKEAVLAKIPREKRGQVVVRRMLRQDALKDFTGGNERLREWIKRQQGMPQAIFIEGGLVTAQDIAKALPDSQFAEQEPGVYLARLPIVVAEGAALHVGKETRELRLSQERGSFLVNDGLMFLTDTRVTAWREADNGPASMRDNGKEFRPFLVSWGGSELYIASSVITSLGYDNSKSYGVSITQYTPNMHERLKRDEPTGWLIDSEFVDHWYGFYCYEAQNVVIKGNTYRDNIVYGIDPHDRSHGLIIAENTVFGTKKKHGIIISREVNDSWIINNESYDNKLSGVVIDRNSERNLIAYNRVHGNHSDGITLYESGDNLLWGNHVLGNQRHGIRIRNSENIRLYDNVSAMNQLTGVYGHIKDLSDTDRDLDLDPFDTKISMIIVGGTLAGNGSSPINIDSPLSVELYRVKMLAPRKSSGIQLAGILGEKQDEILDLMVRQRLPVLIDPIEPEKLTN, encoded by the coding sequence ATGCAACCCAACGGCTTAGCCCTACCCCTGCTGCTCGGCGCGCTGTGCCTCACGGTGCCACTGGCCCAGGCCAACCCGACGCAGCACCAGTTCGACTACCGCGTGCGTAGCGCACCGGCGGACGAACTGCATATGGAAGCACCCACGCTGCCGGACCTGTCCGGCTACACCAAGGAGGCCGTGCTGGCCAAGATTCCGCGTGAAAAACGCGGCCAGGTGGTGGTGCGGCGCATGCTGCGCCAGGACGCGCTGAAGGACTTCACCGGCGGCAACGAGCGCCTGCGCGAATGGATCAAGCGCCAGCAAGGCATGCCCCAGGCGATCTTCATCGAAGGTGGCCTGGTCACCGCCCAGGACATCGCCAAGGCGCTGCCCGACAGCCAGTTCGCCGAGCAGGAGCCGGGCGTGTACCTGGCCCGTCTGCCCATCGTCGTGGCAGAAGGCGCGGCGCTACACGTCGGCAAGGAAACCCGCGAACTGCGCTTGTCGCAGGAGCGCGGCTCGTTTCTGGTCAACGATGGCCTGATGTTCCTCACCGACACCCGCGTCACCGCCTGGCGCGAGGCCGACAACGGCCCGGCGAGCATGCGTGACAACGGCAAGGAGTTCCGCCCGTTCCTGGTGTCCTGGGGCGGCAGCGAGCTGTACATCGCCAGCAGCGTGATCACAAGCCTGGGCTACGACAACTCCAAGTCCTACGGGGTGTCGATCACCCAGTACACGCCGAACATGCACGAGCGCCTCAAGCGCGACGAGCCGACCGGCTGGCTAATCGACTCCGAGTTCGTCGACCACTGGTACGGCTTCTACTGCTACGAAGCGCAGAACGTGGTGATCAAGGGCAACACCTACCGCGACAACATCGTCTACGGCATCGACCCGCACGACCGTTCCCACGGCCTGATCATCGCCGAGAACACCGTGTTCGGCACCAAGAAGAAGCACGGCATCATCATCTCGCGCGAGGTCAACGACAGCTGGATCATCAACAACGAGAGCTACGACAACAAGCTCTCCGGCGTGGTCATCGACCGTAACAGCGAACGCAACCTGATCGCCTACAACCGCGTGCACGGCAATCACTCCGACGGCATCACCCTGTACGAGAGCGGCGACAACCTGCTGTGGGGCAACCATGTACTGGGCAACCAGCGCCACGGCATTCGCATCCGCAACAGCGAGAACATTCGCCTCTACGACAACGTCTCGGCGATGAACCAGCTCACCGGTGTGTACGGCCACATCAAGGACCTGTCCGACACCGACCGCGACCTGGACCTCGACCCGTTCGATACCAAGATCTCGATGATCATCGTCGGCGGCACCCTGGCCGGTAACGGCTCCAGCCCGATCAACATCGACTCGCCGCTATCGGTCGAGCTGTACCGCGTGAAAATGCTTGCCCCGCGCAAGAGCAGCGGCATCCAGCTCGCCGGCATCCTCGGCGAAAAACAGGACGAAATCCTCGACCTCATGGTGCGCCAGCGCCTACCCGTGCTGATCGATCCGATCGAGCCCGAGAAACTGACCAATTGA
- a CDS encoding alginate O-acetyltransferase gives MNRSFKTLYVVLFALLLLPASLLALTRLADYHMPAQPSVLDGGLAKSIERHYDENFPLKQAGINLWAAVEYLLFGEGRSGLVIGEDGWLYSDEEFDPVADGQRQMRDNLALIRGVQRQLEERDIQLLLAIVPAKTRLYPEHIGNHRPSALQRSLYPRFHRAVRNAGIAAPDLLVPLQAAKNQAPMFLRTDTHWTPEGADVTAKALSEVVRSAMQLRGEPQQFVTETVETRTHEGDLTRFLPLAPLFENLMPQADRLQQRETQAAESSSDDLFGDSDLPVTLVGTSYSANPAWNFAGALREHLQRDLANHAEEGGGPLVPMLKYLQSDELEDHPPQLVIWEFPERYLPMASDFTDFDPQWLAALKDGGERQGLAAASH, from the coding sequence ATGAATCGCTCCTTCAAGACCCTATACGTCGTGCTGTTCGCCCTGCTGCTGTTGCCGGCCAGCCTGCTCGCCCTGACCAGGCTCGCCGACTACCACATGCCGGCGCAGCCAAGCGTGCTCGACGGCGGCCTGGCAAAAAGCATCGAACGTCACTACGACGAGAACTTTCCGCTCAAGCAGGCGGGCATCAACCTCTGGGCGGCCGTGGAATACCTGCTCTTCGGAGAAGGACGCAGTGGCCTGGTGATCGGCGAGGACGGCTGGCTGTATTCGGACGAGGAGTTCGACCCGGTAGCCGACGGCCAGCGCCAGATGCGCGACAACCTGGCACTGATCCGCGGCGTGCAGCGCCAACTGGAAGAGCGCGATATCCAGCTGCTGCTGGCCATCGTCCCGGCCAAGACCCGCCTGTACCCGGAGCACATCGGCAACCATCGTCCCAGTGCCCTGCAGCGCAGCCTCTACCCGCGCTTTCACCGCGCGGTGCGCAATGCCGGGATCGCCGCGCCGGACCTGCTCGTACCGCTGCAAGCGGCCAAGAACCAGGCGCCGATGTTCCTGCGTACTGACACCCACTGGACCCCGGAGGGCGCCGACGTCACTGCCAAGGCGCTGAGCGAAGTGGTGCGCAGCGCCATGCAACTGCGTGGCGAGCCACAACAGTTCGTCACCGAGACCGTGGAAACCCGCACGCACGAAGGCGACCTGACTCGCTTTCTGCCGCTAGCGCCGCTGTTCGAAAACCTGATGCCGCAGGCCGACCGCTTGCAGCAGCGTGAGACCCAAGCCGCCGAAAGCAGTAGCGACGACCTGTTCGGCGACAGCGACCTGCCGGTGACGCTGGTCGGCACCAGCTACAGCGCCAACCCGGCCTGGAACTTCGCAGGCGCCCTGCGTGAGCACCTGCAACGCGACCTGGCCAACCACGCCGAGGAAGGCGGCGGCCCGCTGGTCCCGATGCTCAAGTACCTGCAAAGCGACGAGCTCGAGGACCACCCGCCACAGCTGGTGATCTGGGAATTCCCCGAGCGTTATTTGCCGATGGCCAGCGACTTCACCGATTTCGACCCGCAATGGCTCGCCGCACTCAAAGACGGCGGCGAGCGCCAGGGGCTGGCTGCTGCCAGTCACTGA
- a CDS encoding alginate O-acetyltransferase yields MIPSPFKSLSLAVACALASTALQAQERQAPQYQVEDCCSLCPAAHDASRYTTNYMKNFVTLLDAEEGWLFRSVEDLRTEFGTSEVGYQRLKELRDGLKQRGVELVVVYQPTRGLVNRNKLSPADYQRFDYDKALRNYRQALSRFEQLGIWVPDLTPLTDENSDKEFYFRRDQHWTPYGAERTARLVAETVKRIPGFEDIPQKEFVTERIGLMGKTGTMQNVASQLCGTGYAVQYVDQFVTEPKDASDGDALFGDDSSPKITLVGTSHSGKNYNFGGFLEQYLGTDVLNAAFPGGGLEGAMLEYLASDAFQNDPPKVLIWEFSPLYDLASDKIHRQLMASLNNGCSGQTELLASEKRLHPGSNEVLVNGENKLLTLAGNRHQLDLRFSDPSVKRVDATIWYLNGRREQLKLEKPNTVDTDGRFAVELRDEPGWGDQNFFALEIQKPEDSADDLKVQASLCQRPSGPSQQVAQHD; encoded by the coding sequence ATGATCCCATCACCCTTCAAGTCCCTTTCCCTGGCCGTGGCCTGTGCCCTGGCCAGCACCGCCCTGCAGGCGCAAGAGCGCCAGGCGCCGCAGTATCAGGTCGAAGACTGCTGCTCGCTGTGCCCGGCTGCGCACGACGCCAGCCGCTACACCACCAACTACATGAAGAACTTCGTCACTCTGCTCGATGCCGAGGAAGGCTGGCTGTTTCGCAGCGTCGAAGACCTGCGCACCGAGTTCGGCACCAGTGAAGTCGGCTACCAACGCCTCAAGGAGCTGCGTGACGGCCTCAAGCAACGCGGCGTGGAGCTGGTGGTGGTCTACCAACCGACCCGCGGCCTGGTCAATCGCAACAAGCTGTCGCCCGCCGACTACCAGCGCTTCGACTACGACAAGGCGCTGCGCAACTACCGCCAGGCGCTGAGCCGCTTCGAACAGCTGGGTATCTGGGTCCCGGACCTGACCCCGCTGACCGACGAGAACAGCGACAAGGAGTTCTATTTCCGCCGCGACCAGCACTGGACACCCTACGGTGCCGAGCGCACCGCACGGCTGGTGGCCGAGACGGTCAAGCGCATCCCCGGTTTCGAAGATATTCCGCAGAAGGAATTCGTCACCGAACGCATCGGCCTGATGGGCAAGACCGGCACCATGCAGAACGTCGCCAGCCAGCTGTGCGGCACCGGCTATGCGGTGCAATACGTCGACCAGTTCGTCACCGAGCCCAAGGACGCCAGTGATGGCGACGCGCTGTTCGGCGACGACAGCAGCCCGAAGATCACTCTGGTCGGCACCAGCCACAGCGGCAAGAACTACAACTTCGGCGGCTTCCTCGAACAATACCTGGGCACCGACGTGCTCAACGCGGCCTTCCCTGGTGGCGGCCTGGAGGGCGCGATGCTCGAGTACCTGGCCAGCGATGCCTTCCAGAACGACCCGCCGAAGGTGCTGATCTGGGAGTTCTCGCCGCTCTACGACCTGGCCTCGGACAAGATCCACCGCCAGTTGATGGCCAGCCTGAACAACGGCTGCAGCGGCCAGACCGAGCTGCTCGCCAGCGAGAAACGCCTGCATCCGGGCAGCAACGAGGTACTGGTCAATGGCGAGAACAAGCTGCTGACCCTGGCCGGCAATCGCCACCAGCTCGACCTGCGTTTCAGCGATCCGTCGGTCAAGCGCGTCGACGCCACCATCTGGTACCTCAACGGTCGTCGCGAACAGCTCAAGCTGGAGAAACCCAACACCGTCGATACCGACGGGCGCTTCGCCGTGGAACTGCGCGACGAGCCGGGCTGGGGTGATCAGAACTTCTTCGCCCTGGAAATCCAGAAGCCCGAGGACAGCGCCGACGACCTGAAAGTCCAGGCCAGCCTGTGCCAGCGCCCTAGCGGGCCCAGCCAGCAAGTCGCGCAGCACGACTGA
- a CDS encoding MBOAT family O-acyltransferase produces the protein MVFSSNVFLFLFLPIFLGLYYLCPNRGRNLLILIGSYAFYAWWRVDFLLLFAAVTLWNYVFGLRIQAHAGTEAARRWVVAGVVGNLATLGYFKYANFGVANINAVLESMGMEPFVLTAVILPIGISFYIFQSISYLIDVYRRDTEPTRNLINFAAFIALFPQLIAGPVLRYKDLADQFTDRTHSLDKFSEGATRFMQGFVKKVFIADSLAPLVDHCFALENPSTGDAWLGMIAYTAQLYFDFSGYSDMAIGLGLMMGFRFMENFNQPYISQSITEFWRRWHISLSTWLRDYLYVPLGGNRHGTFNTYRNLFLTMLLGGFWHGANWTFLIWGAWHGAWLAIERALGVKAAPIVFNPLKWAFTLLLVMLGWVIFRAENLDVAGRMYAALLPFGDWQLSELTLAHITGLQMVTLVLAWVVIAVNGARQFLASRGHEPGLTLASAGVALQTIDLRMVALRGALLVLFCVSLLKLSAQSYSPFLYFQF, from the coding sequence ATGGTCTTTTCATCCAACGTCTTTTTGTTCCTGTTTCTGCCGATCTTTCTCGGCCTGTACTACCTGTGCCCGAATCGCGGGCGCAACCTGCTGATCCTGATTGGCAGCTACGCCTTCTATGCGTGGTGGCGGGTGGATTTCCTCCTGCTGTTCGCTGCCGTGACGCTGTGGAACTACGTCTTCGGCCTGCGTATCCAGGCGCACGCCGGCACAGAGGCGGCGCGGCGCTGGGTGGTCGCGGGGGTGGTCGGCAATCTGGCCACGCTGGGCTACTTCAAGTACGCCAACTTCGGTGTGGCCAATATCAACGCCGTGCTCGAATCGATGGGGATGGAACCCTTCGTCCTCACTGCGGTGATCCTGCCGATCGGTATCTCCTTCTACATCTTCCAGTCGATCAGCTACCTGATCGACGTGTACCGCCGCGATACCGAGCCGACGCGCAACCTGATCAACTTCGCCGCCTTCATCGCCCTGTTCCCGCAGCTGATCGCCGGCCCGGTGCTGCGTTACAAGGACCTGGCCGACCAGTTCACCGACCGTACCCACAGCCTCGACAAGTTCAGCGAAGGCGCCACACGCTTCATGCAGGGCTTCGTCAAGAAGGTGTTCATCGCCGACAGCCTGGCGCCGCTGGTGGACCACTGCTTCGCCCTGGAAAACCCCAGCACCGGCGACGCCTGGCTGGGCATGATCGCCTACACCGCGCAGCTGTATTTCGACTTCTCCGGCTATAGCGACATGGCCATCGGCCTCGGCCTGATGATGGGCTTTCGCTTCATGGAGAACTTCAACCAGCCCTATATCAGCCAGTCGATCACCGAGTTCTGGCGGCGCTGGCACATCAGCCTGTCCACCTGGCTGCGTGACTACCTCTACGTACCGCTGGGCGGCAATCGTCACGGCACCTTCAACACCTACCGCAACCTGTTCCTGACCATGCTGCTGGGCGGTTTCTGGCACGGCGCCAACTGGACCTTCCTGATCTGGGGCGCCTGGCACGGCGCCTGGCTGGCCATCGAACGAGCGCTCGGCGTGAAAGCCGCACCGATTGTGTTCAACCCGTTGAAATGGGCCTTCACCTTGCTGCTGGTGATGCTCGGCTGGGTGATCTTCCGCGCCGAGAACCTGGATGTGGCCGGGCGCATGTACGCCGCGCTGCTGCCCTTCGGTGACTGGCAGTTGAGCGAGCTGACCCTGGCGCACATCACCGGGCTGCAGATGGTCACCCTGGTGCTGGCCTGGGTGGTGATCGCCGTCAATGGTGCCCGCCAGTTCCTCGCCAGCCGCGGCCATGAACCGGGCCTGACCCTGGCCAGCGCCGGCGTCGCCCTGCAGACCATCGACCTGCGCATGGTGGCCCTGCGTGGCGCCCTGCTGGTGCTGTTCTGCGTGTCGCTGCTCAAGCTCTCCGCGCAGAGCTACTCCCCCTTCCTCTACTTCCAGTTCTGA
- a CDS encoding alginate O-acetyltransferase AlgF, whose translation MTTQTTLRRFTLGACALALGLGMFQAQADDGALYGPKAPKGSAFVRAYNASSAELDVSVGQTQLKQISPLGSSDFKFLPAGSYQAQVGNAQMAVDLEAARYYTLVSQTGAEPRLVEEPPFTSRQKALLRVQNLTDSTLSLKTADGKTAVVADVKPDGRGDREINPVKVGLALFDGERKVADLKPVTLGRGEVVSLFVTGGQGKLSPVWVKRPIDG comes from the coding sequence ATGACAACTCAAACTACCCTACGCCGCTTCACCCTGGGCGCCTGCGCCCTGGCCCTGGGCCTCGGCATGTTCCAGGCACAGGCCGATGACGGCGCCCTTTACGGCCCCAAGGCACCGAAAGGCTCGGCCTTCGTTCGCGCCTACAACGCCAGCAGTGCCGAACTCGATGTCAGCGTTGGCCAGACCCAGCTCAAGCAGATCTCGCCGCTGGGCTCCAGCGACTTCAAGTTCCTTCCGGCCGGCAGCTATCAGGCCCAGGTCGGTAACGCGCAGATGGCGGTGGATCTAGAGGCCGCGCGTTACTACACCCTGGTCAGCCAGACCGGCGCCGAGCCGCGCCTGGTCGAGGAGCCGCCCTTCACCAGCCGCCAGAAAGCGCTGCTGCGTGTCCAGAACCTGACTGACAGCACCCTCAGCCTGAAGACCGCAGACGGCAAGACCGCCGTGGTCGCCGACGTCAAACCCGATGGCCGTGGTGACCGCGAGATCAACCCGGTGAAGGTTGGCCTGGCGCTGTTCGACGGCGAGCGCAAGGTCGCCGACCTGAAACCGGTCACCCTCGGGCGCGGCGAAGTCGTCAGCCTGTTCGTCACTGGCGGTCAGGGCAAGTTGTCGCCGGTATGGGTCAAGCGCCCCATCGACGGTTAA
- a CDS encoding mannuronate-specific alginate lyase: MPKRLVPLTLMALLLSGPAFAALQPPAGYYAAVGQREGKAPVCPAVPQPYTGELQFTSKYEGSDSARATLNRKAEKNFREQTSHITRLEKEAGRMITGYMRTGQPERLECAIEWLDKWASADALESEQFNHTGKSMRKWALGSLAGAWLRLKFSESQPLTAYPQQSARIEAWFTRLAEYTVREWSDLPLRKINNHSYWAAWSVMAVAVISDRRDLFDWSVGQFRIAANQVDDEGYLVNEMRRSQRALAYHNYALPPLAMIAAFAEANEVDLRGENHGALQRLAERVLQGARDPAAFAQRTGSKQDMSELRKDFKYAWLAPYCSLYDCSEETRELNQEMGPFNSFRLGGEVTQVFDKP, from the coding sequence ATGCCCAAACGACTCGTTCCACTCACTCTCATGGCGCTGCTGCTCAGCGGCCCGGCCTTCGCCGCGCTGCAGCCGCCAGCGGGTTACTACGCCGCCGTGGGCCAGCGCGAGGGCAAGGCGCCCGTCTGCCCTGCGGTTCCGCAGCCGTACACCGGTGAGCTGCAGTTCACCAGCAAGTACGAAGGCTCCGACAGTGCCCGCGCCACGCTCAACCGCAAGGCCGAGAAGAACTTCCGCGAGCAGACCTCGCACATCACCCGCCTGGAGAAGGAAGCCGGGCGGATGATCACCGGTTACATGCGCACCGGTCAGCCGGAGCGCCTGGAATGCGCCATCGAATGGCTGGATAAATGGGCCAGCGCCGATGCGCTGGAGTCCGAGCAGTTCAACCACACCGGCAAGTCGATGCGCAAATGGGCGCTGGGCAGCCTGGCCGGCGCCTGGCTGCGCCTGAAGTTCTCCGAGTCGCAGCCGCTGACTGCCTACCCGCAGCAGAGCGCACGCATCGAAGCCTGGTTCACCCGCCTGGCCGAATACACGGTGCGCGAGTGGAGCGACCTGCCGCTGCGCAAGATCAACAACCACAGCTACTGGGCGGCCTGGTCGGTGATGGCGGTCGCGGTGATCAGTGATCGCCGCGACCTGTTCGACTGGTCCGTGGGCCAGTTCCGCATCGCTGCCAATCAGGTCGACGACGAAGGCTACCTGGTCAACGAAATGCGCCGCAGCCAACGCGCCCTCGCCTACCACAACTATGCCCTGCCGCCGCTGGCGATGATCGCCGCGTTCGCCGAGGCCAATGAGGTCGACCTGCGCGGTGAGAACCATGGCGCCCTGCAGCGCCTGGCCGAACGCGTGCTGCAAGGGGCGCGCGACCCGGCTGCGTTCGCCCAGCGCACCGGTTCCAAACAGGACATGAGCGAGCTGCGCAAGGACTTCAAGTACGCCTGGCTGGCGCCCTACTGCAGCCTCTACGACTGCAGTGAAGAGACCCGAGAACTGAACCAGGAGATGGGGCCGTTCAACAGCTTCCGCCTCGGTGGCGAAGTGACCCAGGTGTTCGATAAACCGTAG